One genomic window of Motacilla alba alba isolate MOTALB_02 chromosome 1, Motacilla_alba_V1.0_pri, whole genome shotgun sequence includes the following:
- the ZC3H12C gene encoding probable ribonuclease ZC3H12C isoform X2 codes for MYSFVNDKFMPPDDPLGRHGPSLDNFLRKKPIVPEHKKQPCPYGKKCTYGHKCKYYHPERGNQPQRSVADELRAMSRSTAAKTTSEGGLVKSNSVPCSTKSDGTSELKRAAPKRQSDPSIRTQVYQDLEEKLPTKNKLETRSVPSLVSIPSSSAGKPQSTAPLTNGLPSGVHFPPQDQRPQGQYPTVMMATKNLGTPMPYDQYPKCESPVDVGYYSMLSAYSNLSISGPRSPERRFSLDTDYRISSVASDCSSEGSVSCGSSDSYVGYSDRSYMSSPDPQLEENLKCQHMHPHGRLNAQPFLQSYHEPLPRVQSYSHEEPKHHHKSPIPYMAVHLQHPAVGARSSCPNDYSAPQSSSHSKALHLGRALVSTRIDSVSDSRLYENSPLRHRKPYSGQEGLGGWDRQSYGMDAYGYRQTYSLPSNPTQPCYEQFAFQSLPEQQDQPWRVPYCGIPQDPPRLQDTREKVYINLCNIFPPDLVRMVMKKNPHVMDAQQLAAAILVEKSQLGY; via the exons ATGTATTCTTTTGTTAATGACAA ATTTATGCCTCCTGATGATCCTCTTGGCCGCCATGGTCCAAGTCTGGACAATTTTCTTAGGAAGAAGCCTATTGTGCCGGAACATAAGAAGCAACCCTGTCCATATG GGAAGAAATGTACCTATGGACACAAATGCAAATACTATCATCCAGAAAGAGGAAATCAGCCTCAGCGATCCGTAGCTGATGAGCTTCGTGCCATGTCTAGAAGCACAGCTGCCAAAACTACAAGTGAAGGAGGACTGGTAAAAAGCAATAGCGTTCCCTGTAGCACTAAAAGCGATGGCACTTCAGAACTGAAGCGTGCTGCTCCAAAGAGGCAATCGGATCCTAGTATAAGGACTCAAGTCTATCAAGACTTGGAGGAAAAGCTTCCCACCAAAAACAAATTGGAAACCAGGTCTGTACCTTCTTTAGTTAGCATACCAAGTTCCTCTGCTGGAAAACCCCAAAGTACTGCACCTTTAACTAACGGCCTTCCATCCGGAGTTCACTTCCCACCTCAGGATCAAAGACCACAGGGACAGTATCCTACAGTGATGATGGCAACCAAAAATCTTGGAACACCAATGCCTTATGACCAGTATCCAAAATGTGAGTCTCCGGTGGATGTAGGGTATTACTCTATGCTGAGTGCGTATTCAAATCTCAGCATATCTGGACCGCGTAGTCCTGAGAGGCGCTTCTCCTTGGACACAGATTATCGGATAAGCTCTGTAGCTTCCGACTGCAGCAGCGAGGGGAGCgtcagctgtggcagcagcgaCTCCTACGTGGGTTACAGCGACCGCTCTTACATGAGTTCGCCTGACCCACAGCTGGAGGAGAACTTGAAGTGCCAGCACATGCACCCCCACGGCCGCCTTAACGCTCAGCCCTTCCTGCAGAGCTACCACGAGCCCCTCCCTCGAGTGCAGAGCTATAGTCACGAAGAACCAAAGCATCACCACAAATCTCCCATTCCGTATATGGCTGTGCATCTGCAGCATCCAGCAGTCGGTGCTCGTTCCAGTTGTCCGAACGACTACTCCGCACCTCAGAGCTCGTCTCATTCGAAGGCACTGCATCTGGGGAGAGCCCTGGTGTCCACGAGAATAGACAGCGTTTCAGACTCGCGCTTGTACGAAAACTCGCCGTTAAGACACAGGAAGCCTTACTCtggccaggaagggctgggaggttGGGATAGGCAGAGTTACGGGATGGATGCCTACGGCTACCGCCAGACCTACTCCCTGCCCAGCAACCCCACGCAGCCGTGCTACGAGCAGTTCGCCTTCCAAAGCCTTCCCgagcagcaggaccagcccTGGCGCGTACCTTACTGTGGAATCCCGCAAGACCCCCCAAGGCTCCAAGACACCCGGGAGAAGGTTTACATTAATCTCTGCAACATCTTCCCCCCCGATCTCGTGAGGATGGTGATGAAGAAGAACCCTCACGTGATGGACGCTCAGCAGCTCGCTGCTGCCATCTTAGTGGAGAAATCTCAGCTAGGTTATTGA
- the ZC3H12C gene encoding probable ribonuclease ZC3H12C isoform X1 codes for MGLKDHLGHDLGHLYVGSTGTQINAIVPWSMAEKPTMDKVNSRKEDREKETSEETSGSSSCDSEESTNSDNDSERLNNSASESHLLPKTHRQLCRSPCLEPHILKRNEILQDLRIEEAQIVPKEVKKPPDVVKEYQTKLEFALKLGYSEEQVQLVLNKLGTDALINDILGELVKLGNKTETDQTVTNANTSVMREASSIESQRSESPLQEDVTEDGDNLRPIVIDGSNVAMSHGNKEVFSCRGIKLAVDWFLERGHKDVTVFVPAWRKEQSRPDALITDQEILRKLEKEKILVFTPSRRVQGRRVVCYDDRFIVKLAFESDGIIVSNDNYRDLANEKPEWKKFIDERLLMYSFVNDKFMPPDDPLGRHGPSLDNFLRKKPIVPEHKKQPCPYGKKCTYGHKCKYYHPERGNQPQRSVADELRAMSRSTAAKTTSEGGLVKSNSVPCSTKSDGTSELKRAAPKRQSDPSIRTQVYQDLEEKLPTKNKLETRSVPSLVSIPSSSAGKPQSTAPLTNGLPSGVHFPPQDQRPQGQYPTVMMATKNLGTPMPYDQYPKCESPVDVGYYSMLSAYSNLSISGPRSPERRFSLDTDYRISSVASDCSSEGSVSCGSSDSYVGYSDRSYMSSPDPQLEENLKCQHMHPHGRLNAQPFLQSYHEPLPRVQSYSHEEPKHHHKSPIPYMAVHLQHPAVGARSSCPNDYSAPQSSSHSKALHLGRALVSTRIDSVSDSRLYENSPLRHRKPYSGQEGLGGWDRQSYGMDAYGYRQTYSLPSNPTQPCYEQFAFQSLPEQQDQPWRVPYCGIPQDPPRLQDTREKVYINLCNIFPPDLVRMVMKKNPHVMDAQQLAAAILVEKSQLGY; via the exons ATGGGCTTGAAGGATCATCTGGGGCATGACTTAGGCCACCTTTATGTGGGGAGCACTGGCACACAAATAAATGCAATTGTACCTTGGTCGATGGCGGAGAAGCCAACGATGGATAAGGTTAATTCTAggaaagaagacagagaaaaggagacatCTGAAGAGACTTCTGGAAGCTCCAGCTGTGACTCCGAAGAAAGCACAAATTCTGATAATGATTCAGAGAGACTGAATAATTCTGCATCGGAGTCACATTTATTGCCTAAGACTCATCGACAGCTGTGCCGATCTCCTTGCTTAGAGCCTCATATactaaaaagaaatgaaatcttgCAAGACCTTAGGATAGAAGAGGCTCAGATAGTACCTAAGGAAGTCAAAAAGCCTCCTGATGTGGTGAAAGAATATCAAACCAAACTGGAGTTTGCACTTAAGTTGGGTTACTCTGAAGAGCAGGTTCAGCTTGTACTAAATAAACTTGGTACTGATGCTTTAATAAATGATATTTTGGGAGAACTTGTCAAACTTGGGAATAAAACTGAGACTGATCAGACTGTAACTAATGCTAACACTAGTGTAATGCGTGAAGCGTCTTCCATAGAGTCTCAGAGGTCAGAGTCTCCACTGCAGGAGGATGTGACAGAGGATGGAGACAACCTGAGGCCAATAGTTATTGATGGCAGCAATGTTGCAATGAG CCATGGGAacaaagaagtattttcttgtCGAGGAATCAAATTGGCAGTAGATTGGTTTTTGGAAAGAGGCCACAAGGATGTTACTGTGTTTGTGCCAGCATGGAGGAAAGAACAGTCGAGACCAGATGCTCTTATAACAG ATCAAGAAATCTTACGTAAATTAGAGAAGGAGAAGATTCTTGTGTTCACACCGTCCCGGCGCGTGCAAGGGAGAAGGGTGGTGTGCTACGATGACCGATTTATAGTGAAGTTGGCCTTCGAGTCAGATGGCATCATTGTCTCTAACGATAACTACAGGGATCTAGCTAATGAAAAGCCAGAATGGAAGAAGTTCATAGATGAACGCTTGTTAATGTATTCTTTTGTTAATGACAA ATTTATGCCTCCTGATGATCCTCTTGGCCGCCATGGTCCAAGTCTGGACAATTTTCTTAGGAAGAAGCCTATTGTGCCGGAACATAAGAAGCAACCCTGTCCATATG GGAAGAAATGTACCTATGGACACAAATGCAAATACTATCATCCAGAAAGAGGAAATCAGCCTCAGCGATCCGTAGCTGATGAGCTTCGTGCCATGTCTAGAAGCACAGCTGCCAAAACTACAAGTGAAGGAGGACTGGTAAAAAGCAATAGCGTTCCCTGTAGCACTAAAAGCGATGGCACTTCAGAACTGAAGCGTGCTGCTCCAAAGAGGCAATCGGATCCTAGTATAAGGACTCAAGTCTATCAAGACTTGGAGGAAAAGCTTCCCACCAAAAACAAATTGGAAACCAGGTCTGTACCTTCTTTAGTTAGCATACCAAGTTCCTCTGCTGGAAAACCCCAAAGTACTGCACCTTTAACTAACGGCCTTCCATCCGGAGTTCACTTCCCACCTCAGGATCAAAGACCACAGGGACAGTATCCTACAGTGATGATGGCAACCAAAAATCTTGGAACACCAATGCCTTATGACCAGTATCCAAAATGTGAGTCTCCGGTGGATGTAGGGTATTACTCTATGCTGAGTGCGTATTCAAATCTCAGCATATCTGGACCGCGTAGTCCTGAGAGGCGCTTCTCCTTGGACACAGATTATCGGATAAGCTCTGTAGCTTCCGACTGCAGCAGCGAGGGGAGCgtcagctgtggcagcagcgaCTCCTACGTGGGTTACAGCGACCGCTCTTACATGAGTTCGCCTGACCCACAGCTGGAGGAGAACTTGAAGTGCCAGCACATGCACCCCCACGGCCGCCTTAACGCTCAGCCCTTCCTGCAGAGCTACCACGAGCCCCTCCCTCGAGTGCAGAGCTATAGTCACGAAGAACCAAAGCATCACCACAAATCTCCCATTCCGTATATGGCTGTGCATCTGCAGCATCCAGCAGTCGGTGCTCGTTCCAGTTGTCCGAACGACTACTCCGCACCTCAGAGCTCGTCTCATTCGAAGGCACTGCATCTGGGGAGAGCCCTGGTGTCCACGAGAATAGACAGCGTTTCAGACTCGCGCTTGTACGAAAACTCGCCGTTAAGACACAGGAAGCCTTACTCtggccaggaagggctgggaggttGGGATAGGCAGAGTTACGGGATGGATGCCTACGGCTACCGCCAGACCTACTCCCTGCCCAGCAACCCCACGCAGCCGTGCTACGAGCAGTTCGCCTTCCAAAGCCTTCCCgagcagcaggaccagcccTGGCGCGTACCTTACTGTGGAATCCCGCAAGACCCCCCAAGGCTCCAAGACACCCGGGAGAAGGTTTACATTAATCTCTGCAACATCTTCCCCCCCGATCTCGTGAGGATGGTGATGAAGAAGAACCCTCACGTGATGGACGCTCAGCAGCTCGCTGCTGCCATCTTAGTGGAGAAATCTCAGCTAGGTTATTGA